A window of the Desulforapulum autotrophicum HRM2 genome harbors these coding sequences:
- the atpE gene encoding ATP synthase F0 subunit C: MDFFTACVWAAGIAIGVAAFGCGIGQGMGLSGAVQGIARNPESSGKVTVTLLIGLAMIESLCIYALVVALILIYAHPQAAEFAKVAMGH; the protein is encoded by the coding sequence ATGGATTTTTTTACCGCATGTGTATGGGCCGCAGGTATTGCAATTGGAGTCGCAGCATTTGGTTGTGGTATTGGTCAGGGAATGGGCCTCAGTGGTGCTGTTCAGGGTATCGCACGTAATCCTGAGTCTTCAGGAAAGGTAACCGTTACTCTTTTGATCGGTCTTGCCATGATCGAGTCCCTCTGTATCTATGCACTCGTTGTTGCCCTGATCCTCATCTACGCACACCCCCAGGCTGCTGAGTTTGCAAAGGTTGCAATGGGTCACTAA
- the atpB gene encoding F0F1 ATP synthase subunit A: MEHPYLFFVKLFEMIGLGHFAHSNVHVIYMWVVMAILIILGWLAGKNTQMVPGPVQNVFEVLISGLEEFMVDVTGEEGRWLFPLVASIFLFVFLGNLVGLVPGFFPPTANLNTTAALALTVFVFTHVIGVKYHGAKYYKHFIGPVWWMIPIILPIELIGHFARILSLSFRLFGNMMGHELVLGILFGLAGAFFAPLPIMALGIFVALVQAFVFFLLSVMYFTGAMEHAH, from the coding sequence GTGGAACATCCATATCTATTCTTTGTAAAATTGTTTGAAATGATAGGATTGGGGCATTTTGCCCACAGTAATGTCCATGTCATTTACATGTGGGTTGTCATGGCGATCCTCATCATCCTGGGATGGCTCGCAGGAAAAAACACCCAGATGGTTCCCGGCCCTGTCCAGAACGTTTTTGAGGTTTTGATTTCCGGCCTGGAAGAATTCATGGTGGATGTAACCGGTGAAGAAGGCAGATGGCTGTTCCCCCTTGTGGCGTCCATCTTCTTGTTTGTCTTTTTAGGAAACCTCGTGGGCCTTGTACCCGGTTTCTTTCCTCCCACTGCCAACCTCAATACCACTGCTGCCCTTGCATTGACAGTTTTTGTATTTACCCATGTCATCGGGGTTAAATACCACGGGGCAAAATACTACAAGCATTTCATTGGCCCTGTCTGGTGGATGATACCCATTATCCTTCCCATTGAGCTCATCGGTCACTTTGCCAGAATACTCTCCCTCTCCTTCCGTCTTTTCGGAAACATGATGGGCCATGAGCTGGTTCTCGGAATTCTGTTCGGCCTTGCCGGTGCCTTTTTTGCTCCCCTTCCCATCATGGCACTTGGTATCTTTGTAGCCCTTGTTCAGGCATTTGTGTTCTTCCTGCTATCGGTCATGTACTTTACCGGCGCCATGGAACACGCCCATTGA
- a CDS encoding ATP synthase subunit I: protein MILFISKSNWYIFCVVSLLAFINTPRHFALGIFCGGLIVTLNFQALQHTIRRAFKNSSQVVAAGRSIIHGVIIKYYLRFILSGVMLFLLISKNIVDPLGLIAGLSVVVASFFAATALELTRLIIKEAV from the coding sequence ATGATACTTTTTATCTCAAAATCCAACTGGTACATTTTCTGCGTCGTCAGCCTGCTTGCCTTTATCAACACCCCACGACATTTTGCCTTGGGGATCTTCTGCGGCGGCCTCATTGTGACCCTCAACTTCCAGGCCCTCCAGCACACCATCCGTCGGGCCTTCAAGAACAGTTCCCAGGTTGTTGCAGCAGGACGTTCCATCATCCACGGCGTCATCATTAAATACTACCTTCGGTTTATACTGAGCGGGGTAATGTTATTCCTGCTTATTTCAAAAAATATTGTTGATCCGTTAGGCCTCATAGCAGGTCTTTCGGTGGTGGTTGCCAGCTTTTTTGCAGCAACTGCACTTGAATTAACAAGACTCATTATCAAGGAGGCTGTGTAA
- a CDS encoding AtpZ/AtpI family protein → MKKGTSKNIKELAYYSSLGLSVAISIFIGLFVGVWLDNKFDTTPVLTLVFLGLGIAAGFRNLVMAAKRSRKL, encoded by the coding sequence ATGAAAAAAGGGACATCAAAGAACATTAAGGAGCTTGCCTACTACAGCAGTTTAGGACTTTCAGTAGCTATCTCAATTTTTATCGGACTTTTCGTTGGTGTCTGGCTGGACAATAAATTTGACACCACCCCGGTTCTGACCCTTGTGTTTCTTGGACTCGGGATAGCGGCAGGATTCAGGAATCTTGTCATGGCGGCAAAACGGAGCAGAAAGCTTTAG
- the selD gene encoding selenide, water dikinase SelD → MTQQNVCLTEKVKAAGUGAKIDPEVLDRIVKNLKVKSHPNLIVGLETGDDAGVFRINDTTALIQTLDFLTPVTNSPYEFGQVAAANALSDVYAMGGVPLTAMNIVCFPEEDLDEAILQETLQGGIDKIEEAGATLVGGHSVNDPEFKYGLSVTGLVHPDRVLTNRGARTDEVLILTKPVGVGILATAVKGKLASDSHIRGLVSTMIQLNKIACEILLDYPVSACTDVTGFGLVGHLLEMARGSKKTMHLFSDKVPVIEGAKEYAMIGMVPAGTFRNRSFCKKDTTMDKGIDPIVQDLMFDPQTSGGLLFSIGSNNAKACVERMNQRGIAAAIVGTVGQDHSCGNLVVT, encoded by the coding sequence ATGACACAACAAAATGTATGTTTAACCGAAAAGGTAAAGGCAGCCGGTTGAGGGGCCAAGATTGATCCAGAGGTTCTGGATCGCATTGTAAAAAATTTAAAGGTCAAGAGTCACCCAAATCTCATTGTGGGCCTTGAAACCGGTGATGATGCAGGCGTGTTCCGCATTAACGACACCACAGCCCTGATCCAGACCCTGGATTTTCTGACGCCGGTCACCAATTCACCCTATGAATTCGGGCAGGTGGCTGCGGCCAACGCCCTGAGCGACGTTTATGCCATGGGCGGTGTCCCGCTGACTGCCATGAACATTGTCTGCTTTCCTGAAGAGGATCTTGACGAGGCCATACTCCAGGAGACGCTCCAGGGTGGAATCGACAAAATTGAAGAAGCCGGCGCAACCCTTGTGGGGGGACACAGTGTCAATGACCCTGAGTTCAAATATGGACTGTCTGTCACAGGCCTTGTCCATCCCGACCGGGTGCTGACCAACAGGGGGGCAAGAACAGACGAGGTGCTGATTTTAACAAAGCCCGTTGGCGTGGGCATACTTGCCACGGCAGTCAAGGGAAAGCTTGCCTCTGACAGCCATATAAGAGGTCTTGTCAGCACCATGATCCAGCTCAACAAAATCGCCTGCGAGATCCTCCTTGACTACCCGGTCAGCGCATGCACCGATGTCACAGGATTTGGACTTGTTGGCCACTTGCTTGAAATGGCCCGAGGATCAAAAAAAACCATGCACCTTTTCTCCGACAAGGTACCCGTTATAGAAGGGGCAAAGGAATACGCAATGATAGGTATGGTACCGGCTGGAACCTTTCGAAACCGGTCCTTTTGCAAAAAGGACACAACCATGGACAAGGGTATCGACCCCATTGTTCAGGACCTAATGTTCGACCCACAGACCTCGGGTGGTCTGCTTTTTTCCATTGGTTCAAACAACGCAAAGGCTTGCGTTGAACGTATGAACCAGAGGGGGATTGCCGCCGCAATTGTGGGAACAGTCGGTCAGGACCACTCCTGCGGCAATCTGGTTGTGACATAA
- the pgeF gene encoding peptidoglycan editing factor PgeF: MDKKPATTMVRGKKGTLHLEFNPFRALSFVVHGIFTRMGGQSAAPFGSLNVGLSTGDDRQMVEKNRQIIAETLGNSPCIYLNQVHSDTVLVLQGSRDEYTRDTVGVQVADALVTNIPNLALAIQVADCQPVLLVDPVKKVVANIHSGWKGSISNIIGKSVDAMYENFGSNPKDILAGIGPSLGPCCSEFINYTQEIPAHLWQYKDEKDHFDFWRISQDQLINKGVAPENITLAGVCTKCSADAFFSYRNNNTTGRFAAIIKITSTSKTGL; this comes from the coding sequence TTGGATAAAAAACCAGCCACCACAATGGTCAGAGGAAAAAAGGGAACGCTTCACCTTGAATTCAACCCCTTTAGAGCGCTTTCGTTTGTGGTCCATGGAATTTTCACCCGGATGGGCGGGCAGAGCGCCGCCCCTTTTGGCTCCCTTAACGTCGGGCTTTCCACCGGAGACGACAGACAAATGGTGGAAAAGAACAGGCAGATTATCGCTGAAACCCTGGGCAACAGCCCCTGCATCTATCTTAACCAGGTCCACTCAGACACGGTGCTCGTCCTTCAGGGAAGCAGGGACGAGTACACCCGGGACACCGTTGGCGTTCAGGTTGCCGATGCCCTGGTCACCAACATTCCCAACCTTGCCCTTGCCATCCAGGTGGCAGACTGCCAGCCGGTTCTTCTTGTGGACCCGGTAAAAAAGGTGGTGGCCAATATTCATTCCGGATGGAAGGGCAGCATCAGCAACATCATCGGCAAGAGTGTCGATGCCATGTACGAAAATTTTGGATCAAATCCCAAAGATATCCTTGCCGGAATCGGGCCGTCCCTGGGGCCCTGCTGTTCTGAATTTATCAACTACACCCAGGAAATCCCGGCCCACCTGTGGCAGTATAAAGACGAGAAAGACCATTTTGACTTCTGGCGTATCAGTCAGGACCAGCTCATAAACAAAGGTGTCGCACCTGAAAACATTACCCTGGCAGGCGTATGCACCAAATGTTCCGCCGATGCTTTTTTTTCTTACAGGAACAATAACACCACAGGCAGATTCGCCGCCATTATCAAAATAACGTCAACAAGCAAAACCGGACTCTAA
- the rfaE2 gene encoding D-glycero-beta-D-manno-heptose 1-phosphate adenylyltransferase, whose translation MENKLTNKIVLRSEIKAIAEAERDRNKTIVFTNGCFDILHAGHVNYLEAAAAQGDILILGLNSDNSVRKIKGDKRPIINERQRAQVIAALACVDYVVLFDEPDPEDLIRMVVPHVLAKGADWSEDKIIGGDFVKANNGRVVRITLEPEISTTLIIERILKTFG comes from the coding sequence ATGGAAAATAAGCTGACAAACAAAATTGTCCTTCGATCTGAAATCAAAGCCATTGCTGAGGCAGAACGGGATAGAAACAAAACAATCGTCTTTACCAACGGTTGTTTTGATATCCTCCATGCTGGCCATGTCAACTATCTTGAGGCCGCAGCCGCCCAGGGAGACATTCTGATCCTTGGACTCAATTCAGATAATTCTGTCCGAAAGATCAAGGGAGACAAGCGGCCCATCATCAACGAGCGCCAACGGGCCCAGGTGATTGCGGCCCTGGCCTGTGTGGACTATGTGGTACTCTTTGACGAGCCCGACCCTGAAGACCTGATAAGAATGGTCGTCCCCCACGTCCTTGCCAAGGGTGCAGACTGGTCCGAGGATAAAATCATAGGCGGTGATTTTGTAAAAGCGAACAACGGCAGGGTTGTAAGAATAACACTGGAACCTGAAATCTCGACCACCCTTATTATTGAAAGGATATTAAAAACCTTTGGATAA